The following coding sequences are from one Anguilla anguilla isolate fAngAng1 chromosome 12, fAngAng1.pri, whole genome shotgun sequence window:
- the cryba1a gene encoding crystallin, beta A1a, with amino-acid sequence MALTNPMPMGPWKITVYDQEYFQGRRMEFTASCQNIMECGMDNIRSVKVECGAWVGYEHSSFCGQQFILERGDYPRWEAWSGNNAYHIERMMSFRPICSATHKDSKIMVFEGENFMGRQWEMCDDYPSLQAMGWFNNEIGSMQIQSGAWVCYQYPGYRGYQYIMECDRHGGEYKHYREWGTHAQTFQIQSIRRIQQ; translated from the exons ATGGCTCTGACAAACCCGATGCCAATGGGCCCATGGAAG ATCACGGTCTATGACCAGGAGTACTTCCAGGGGAGGCGCATGGAGTTCACCGCCTCCTGCCAGAACATCATGGAGTGCGGCATGGACAACATCCGCTCCGTGAAGGTGGAGTGTGGAGC CTGGGTGGGCTATGAGCACTCCAGCTTCTGTGGGCAGCAGTTCATCCTGGAGAGAGGAGACTACCCTCGCTGGGAGGCCTGGAGTGGCAACAACGCCTACCACATCGAGAGGATGATGTCATTCCGCCCCATCTGCTCCGCT ACTCACAAGGACTCCAAGATCATGGTGTTCGAAGGCGAGAACTTCATGGGCCGGCAGTGGGAGATGTGTGACGACTACCCCTCCCTGCAGGCCATGGGCTGGTTCAACAACGAGATCGGCTCCATGCAGATCCAGAGTGGGGC ATGGGTGTGCTACCAGTACCCCGGTTACCGTGGCTACCAGTACATCATGGAGTGTGATCGTCATGGAGGCGAGTATAAACACTACAGGGAGTGGGGGACCCACGCCCAGACCTTCCAAATCCAGTCCATCCGCAGGATCCAGCAGTGA